A single window of Nicotiana tomentosiformis chromosome 1, ASM39032v3, whole genome shotgun sequence DNA harbors:
- the LOC138896674 gene encoding uncharacterized protein, whose translation MSCYICGDPRHIAIFCPMSQGNMQQQGSRAMVLAPIVLPPSQPARGRGQAARGGDSRSYTVYCDASHVGLGAVFMQDGKPAVYVQEKRSQFELLKDYVITILYHPRKANVVVDALSRKVVSMGSLAYIPVGERPLAADIQTFANQFVMLDVLEPSRVLACTVARSSLYERIRKQQYDDPHLIVLKNTVRHDDAKQVVVGEDGVLRMQGRICVPNVDELRELILK comes from the exons ATGTCCTGTTAtatttgtggtgatccgaggcacattgctataTTCTGCCCCATGTCTCAGGGCAACATGCAacagcagggttctcgtgctatggTTCTAGCACCAATTGTTTTACCGCCatctcagccagctagaggtaggggtcaggcagctagaggtggag ATTcaagatcttatacggtgtattgtgatgcatctcacgttggtcttggtgcagtatttatgcaagatggcaag CCTGCAGTATATGTTCAGGAAAAACGATCTCAATttgagttgttgaaagattatgttatcactattttgtatcaccccagaaaggccaatgtggtggttgatgctttgagtagaaaggttgtgagtatgggtagtcttgcgtatattccggttggtgagagaccgttagctgcagatATTCAGACTTTTGCTAATCAGTTCGTGAtgttagatgttttagaacctagtcgggttctagcttgcacagtcgctcggtcttctttatatgagcgcatcagaaagcagcagtatgatgatcctcatttaatTGTCCTTAAGAACACAGTGCGACACGATGATGcaaaacaggttgttgtgggggaagatggagttttgcgaatgcagggtcgtatttgtgtgcctaacgtggatgagcttcgtgaattaattcttaaatAG